Proteins found in one Paenibacillus wynnii genomic segment:
- a CDS encoding cell division protein FtsQ/DivIB: MSNTRLPLLKEDKPKKKKSRKLTVILLLLFIALLAVIFFRSSVSRITEITFEGSKYSTPKELLAQSGLKVGGQFFAVSKKSVIESMMELKTIQTVTMERDFPGLIKVHIEEFPAVAYELDRQGSLKAILSSGAAVPINETGVTVEKPILTNWNASDPYKTKLCQALGNIPNELTSDISEIVPSPTLSFPDRIKMYTRSHFEVITAISLLKDKIEYLNQVIETEQPGLIKMLEADSYVPFYTENEDIEDLQEQKVPTNTGE, from the coding sequence ATGTCAAATACGCGTCTGCCTCTTCTAAAAGAGGACAAGCCCAAGAAAAAAAAGAGCCGTAAGCTAACGGTTATATTGCTGCTACTCTTCATTGCGCTGTTAGCGGTGATCTTTTTCCGCTCGTCCGTCAGCCGCATTACGGAGATTACTTTTGAAGGCAGTAAATACTCTACGCCAAAGGAATTGCTGGCCCAAAGCGGACTTAAAGTTGGAGGGCAGTTCTTTGCGGTCTCCAAGAAATCGGTAATAGAGTCTATGATGGAATTAAAGACTATTCAGACAGTTACGATGGAGCGGGATTTTCCAGGACTGATTAAGGTTCATATTGAAGAGTTCCCCGCCGTCGCTTACGAATTAGATCGTCAGGGAAGCTTGAAGGCCATTTTATCCAGTGGAGCAGCAGTCCCTATTAATGAGACCGGTGTTACGGTAGAGAAGCCTATATTGACCAACTGGAACGCCTCGGACCCATATAAGACGAAGCTGTGCCAGGCACTGGGGAACATTCCGAATGAGTTAACGAGTGATATATCAGAGATTGTACCTTCACCCACACTCTCGTTTCCTGATCGAATCAAGATGTATACCCGCTCTCATTTTGAGGTCATTACAGCTATTTCATTGCTTAAGGATAAAATTGAATATTTAAATCAGGTGATCGAGACAGAGCAGCCTGGGCTGATTAAGATGCTAGAAGCGGATTCATATGTTCCATTCTATACCGAAAATGAAGATATTGAGGACTTACAAGAGCAAAAAGTCCCTACTAATACGGGCGAATAA
- the murA gene encoding UDP-N-acetylglucosamine 1-carboxyvinyltransferase, protein MDKLVIEGGNPLSGTIRIHGAKNAALPILAASLLAEGVHSLHNVPKLLDIQTMLEILERLGCRGVHEEETVTIDTSLVSTSHVPEDLMRQMRSSIFLMGPLLSRFGEVTIYQPGGCAIGERKIDLHLQGLQALGAEVVESNGRVFCRAEQLTGNDVHLDYPSVGATENIMMAAAKAKGTTTITGAAREPEIQDLQNFLNKMGAHIMGAGTDTITIQGVEKLYPCIYEVIPDRIVAGTVMIAAAATRGSVTLTRTNAGHLSSLIHVLRRAGVQITVCNDIINISCLGRPKAVERVITSPYPSFPTDLQSQIMVLLSLADGFSVIKETVFEGRFKHVEEMARMGADISIDLNRAFIRGVQRLYGATVEATDLRAGAALVIAGLAAQGTTVVEQAHHIDRGYDGIEKLFQKLGARITRKVPAPGPFEII, encoded by the coding sequence TTGGACAAATTGGTGATTGAGGGTGGAAATCCCTTGTCAGGCACCATTCGCATCCATGGAGCAAAAAATGCGGCGTTGCCGATTTTAGCGGCAAGCCTGCTGGCCGAAGGAGTTCACTCACTGCACAACGTGCCGAAGCTGCTGGATATCCAGACCATGCTGGAAATCTTGGAACGACTGGGCTGCAGGGGGGTGCATGAGGAGGAGACAGTGACGATTGATACGTCGCTCGTGAGTACATCTCATGTTCCTGAGGATTTAATGCGACAGATGAGATCTTCTATCTTTTTGATGGGACCTCTACTATCCAGATTTGGCGAGGTAACGATTTACCAGCCCGGCGGCTGTGCGATCGGGGAACGCAAAATTGATCTTCATCTACAAGGCTTGCAGGCGTTGGGTGCAGAGGTTGTAGAAAGCAACGGTCGGGTATTCTGTCGGGCCGAACAACTGACAGGCAATGATGTTCACCTCGACTATCCTAGTGTGGGTGCGACAGAGAATATTATGATGGCAGCTGCCAAAGCAAAGGGCACTACAACCATAACTGGTGCTGCAAGAGAACCCGAGATTCAGGATTTGCAGAATTTCTTGAACAAAATGGGGGCCCATATCATGGGGGCGGGGACGGACACCATCACCATTCAAGGGGTGGAAAAGCTATACCCTTGTATCTATGAGGTTATTCCTGACCGAATTGTGGCCGGAACTGTAATGATTGCGGCAGCAGCTACCCGAGGTTCCGTTACATTAACAAGAACGAATGCCGGACATTTATCTTCGCTGATTCATGTGCTGAGGCGTGCCGGTGTTCAAATCACAGTTTGCAATGATATAATTAATATCAGCTGTCTGGGGCGGCCAAAGGCCGTAGAGAGAGTTATAACCTCTCCATACCCTTCGTTTCCTACCGATTTACAGTCTCAGATTATGGTTTTGCTATCGCTTGCCGATGGTTTTAGTGTGATTAAGGAGACGGTATTCGAAGGACGATTCAAGCATGTGGAGGAGATGGCCCGTATGGGTGCTGATATTTCCATAGATTTGAATCGTGCGTTTATTCGCGGCGTGCAAAGACTGTATGGTGCCACCGTAGAGGCTACGGATTTGCGTGCCGGAGCAGCACTTGTCATCGCTGGACTCGCCGCCCAAGGTACAACGGTAGTGGAGCAAGCGCATCATATCGATCGGGGCTATGATGGCATCGAGAAGCTGTTTCAGAAGTTGGGCGCCCGTATTACTCGTAAAGTACCTGCACCGGGTCCCTTTGAAATAATATAA
- the murG gene encoding undecaprenyldiphospho-muramoylpentapeptide beta-N-acetylglucosaminyltransferase: protein MRIVLSGGGTGGHIYPAVAVARQLEAEEKHTEILYIGGTRGLESKLVPQENIPFKAIDITGFKRKLSLDNVKTVVRFLKGVKSSKEMLREFKPDVVIGTGGYVCGPVVYAASKLGIPTLIHEQNAIPGLTNKFLSRYADTVAVSFAGTESSFPGSKRVIYTGNPRATTVTTANPQRGYASLGISEGSTVVLVVGGSRGAKAINNAMIEMAPFVGKGKGVHYVYVTGEPYFEETRKVLRQKLGGLPNGLHILPYIHNMPEVLACTSLIVNRAGASFLAEITALGIPSILIPSPNVTNNHQEANARQLEGEGAAVVILEKDLSGKALHGVIQSIIGDEDLRQKMSQHSLRLGKRDSAGVITNELRRLISNKK from the coding sequence ATGCGTATCGTATTAAGCGGCGGTGGCACGGGGGGACATATTTATCCTGCGGTCGCAGTAGCAAGACAACTTGAAGCCGAGGAGAAGCACACAGAAATTTTGTACATCGGCGGAACCAGAGGTCTGGAGAGTAAGCTGGTCCCTCAAGAAAATATTCCTTTTAAGGCTATTGATATTACAGGGTTCAAACGTAAATTGTCCTTGGACAATGTTAAGACGGTTGTTCGTTTTCTAAAAGGCGTCAAATCCTCCAAGGAAATGCTGAGGGAGTTTAAACCCGATGTCGTTATTGGAACCGGGGGTTATGTATGCGGTCCGGTTGTATATGCGGCTTCCAAGCTGGGAATTCCTACCTTGATACATGAACAGAATGCCATACCGGGATTGACTAATAAGTTTCTAAGCCGATATGCCGATACTGTTGCTGTAAGCTTTGCAGGGACGGAGTCCTCCTTTCCGGGAAGTAAACGAGTGATTTATACGGGGAATCCGCGGGCTACGACAGTTACCACAGCTAACCCTCAACGGGGTTACGCTTCCCTAGGGATTTCTGAAGGCAGCACCGTTGTTTTGGTAGTAGGCGGAAGCCGTGGTGCAAAAGCGATTAATAATGCCATGATTGAAATGGCTCCTTTTGTGGGTAAGGGTAAAGGAGTTCATTATGTATATGTTACAGGCGAACCGTATTTTGAAGAAACCCGCAAGGTATTACGTCAAAAATTGGGCGGATTACCCAATGGGCTGCATATCCTTCCTTATATCCATAATATGCCGGAAGTTCTGGCCTGCACTTCTTTGATCGTAAATCGAGCGGGGGCGTCCTTTCTCGCTGAGATTACAGCACTGGGGATACCTTCCATATTAATTCCTTCTCCTAACGTAACAAATAACCATCAGGAAGCGAATGCGAGACAGCTGGAAGGCGAGGGTGCCGCAGTTGTTATATTGGAAAAGGATCTATCGGGGAAGGCTTTACACGGCGTTATTCAAAGCATTATCGGAGATGAAGACCTTCGTCAAAAGATGTCTCAACACTCCCTTCGCCTCGGAAAGAGGGATTCTGCCGGCGTGATTACGAATGAACTTCGAAGGCTTATCAGTAATAAGAAGTAG
- the spoVE gene encoding stage V sporulation protein E: MNKSRPAPDLWLLIPILSLLAIGMVMVYSAGSVLGFRNYGDSFYFVKRQLLFAGLGLAAMFITTNTDYRVWKSFAKSGLILCFILLILVLIPGIGVVRGGARSWLGISSFGIQPSEFMKMGMILYLANWLGREDYDISSFTRGLLPPLALIGSAFGLIMLQPDLGTGTVMMGAALMMVYTAGAKIKHLLSLGIAGVAGFIVLIATAPYRLQRITAFLDPWSDPLGAGYQIIQSLYAIGPGGLGGLGLGMSRQKYSYVPEPQTDFIFSILAEELGFIGGLAVLALFLIIVWRGMKVAMSLPDRFGSYLAVGIVCMVAVQVVINIGVVIGMMPVTGITLPLISYGGSSLTLMLTALGILLNLSRYVR, encoded by the coding sequence ATGAATAAATCTCGTCCTGCGCCGGATCTTTGGCTGCTGATTCCTATTCTATCTTTGCTGGCTATAGGTATGGTGATGGTTTACAGCGCCGGATCCGTTCTGGGCTTTCGCAATTATGGAGATTCATTTTATTTTGTTAAGAGACAGCTTCTGTTCGCTGGACTAGGATTAGCTGCTATGTTTATTACAACCAATACGGATTACCGTGTGTGGAAGAGCTTCGCCAAATCAGGGCTAATACTGTGCTTTATCCTGTTGATCTTGGTTCTTATTCCGGGTATAGGGGTGGTTCGTGGGGGTGCTCGCAGTTGGCTTGGGATCAGTTCCTTCGGAATTCAGCCATCCGAGTTCATGAAGATGGGGATGATTCTATACCTGGCCAATTGGTTGGGCCGCGAGGATTATGATATCTCTTCCTTCACACGCGGACTTCTCCCACCGCTCGCACTGATTGGTTCAGCATTTGGTCTGATTATGCTTCAGCCTGATCTGGGTACAGGGACGGTTATGATGGGTGCAGCCTTAATGATGGTCTATACCGCCGGAGCCAAAATAAAGCATTTACTTTCCTTGGGTATTGCTGGAGTTGCCGGTTTTATTGTATTAATCGCCACCGCCCCTTACCGGCTCCAGCGTATAACCGCCTTTCTTGATCCTTGGTCTGACCCGCTCGGTGCAGGTTATCAGATCATTCAGTCGTTGTATGCCATCGGTCCGGGCGGTCTGGGCGGACTTGGACTCGGAATGAGCCGTCAGAAGTATAGCTATGTTCCCGAGCCGCAGACTGACTTTATTTTTTCTATACTGGCAGAAGAGTTGGGCTTTATCGGGGGTCTTGCGGTGCTGGCTCTGTTTCTAATCATTGTCTGGCGTGGTATGAAAGTAGCTATGAGTCTGCCAGACCGTTTTGGGAGCTATTTAGCCGTAGGCATCGTATGTATGGTCGCCGTTCAGGTTGTTATCAATATCGGTGTAGTTATCGGAATGATGCCCGTAACGGGCATTACACTCCCTCTGATTAGCTATGGCGGCTCATCACTGACACTAATGCTAACTGCACTTGGAATTCTATTGAACTTATCCCGTTATGTGAGGTGA
- the murD gene encoding UDP-N-acetylmuramoyl-L-alanine--D-glutamate ligase, with product MKHPDMYRGQEVVVLGLAKSGVQVAKVLHERGAIVTVNDKKERDQSPEASELEALGISVICGGHPEGLIHGGVALIVKNPGIPYSAPPVQHAIQLGIEIVTEVEVAYRLCAAPMIGITGSNGKTTTTTWVGQMLEAAGMNPIVAGNIGTPLCQAAQEATEANWMVVELSSFQLKGTKTFRPKVGCLLNIAETHLDYHGNMEDYIESKVKLFANQLESDTAVLNWDDPFCRELVPYLKGGLLPFSMTEELVEGVYVSPVFIPDLEDDLKRTIIYRDVDGQKIAIADVDSIGLPGRFNIENALAASAIAIAAGADPNKLADVLSSFRGVEHRLEYVMIKDGATYYNNSKATNSKATTMALTSFRQPVVLIAGGLDRGSDYMELLPVLSGRVKALVALGETKDKLALVAEMAGLKHIVTVDNGDSAAAVLQAAVQEASALADEGDVVLLSPACASWDMFTSYEERGRIFKEAVHNL from the coding sequence ATGAAACATCCAGATATGTATCGCGGCCAGGAGGTCGTCGTTCTTGGACTTGCCAAGAGCGGTGTACAGGTTGCGAAGGTGCTGCATGAGCGTGGTGCAATAGTAACAGTCAATGATAAAAAGGAAAGAGACCAAAGTCCCGAAGCATCCGAATTGGAGGCTTTGGGAATTTCTGTTATATGCGGCGGGCATCCGGAGGGCTTGATTCATGGGGGAGTAGCTCTTATTGTTAAAAACCCCGGTATCCCTTATTCCGCACCCCCTGTTCAACATGCCATCCAGCTAGGTATTGAAATAGTCACGGAGGTAGAGGTAGCTTACCGTCTCTGCGCAGCCCCGATGATCGGCATTACCGGTTCGAACGGGAAGACGACTACGACAACCTGGGTAGGTCAAATGCTTGAAGCTGCCGGAATGAATCCCATCGTAGCCGGGAATATCGGTACACCGCTTTGTCAGGCCGCACAGGAGGCTACCGAAGCCAACTGGATGGTAGTCGAGCTAAGCAGCTTCCAACTGAAGGGGACGAAGACTTTCCGGCCTAAGGTCGGCTGCTTGTTGAATATTGCCGAGACGCATTTGGACTATCATGGCAATATGGAGGATTATATCGAATCAAAGGTAAAGCTGTTCGCGAATCAACTAGAGAGCGATACAGCCGTGCTGAATTGGGATGATCCTTTTTGCCGTGAGCTTGTTCCTTATTTAAAAGGGGGCCTTCTTCCCTTCTCAATGACTGAAGAGCTGGTCGAAGGTGTCTATGTCAGTCCAGTTTTTATACCGGATCTTGAGGATGACCTGAAGCGTACGATTATCTACCGGGATGTTGATGGACAGAAGATCGCAATTGCGGATGTAGATTCTATCGGGCTCCCAGGACGGTTCAATATTGAAAATGCACTTGCTGCCAGCGCTATCGCTATTGCAGCAGGGGCTGATCCTAATAAGCTTGCTGATGTATTATCCTCCTTTCGCGGCGTCGAACACCGGCTGGAGTATGTAATGATTAAAGACGGTGCCACTTATTACAACAATTCTAAGGCGACGAATTCTAAAGCAACTACTATGGCTTTAACCTCATTCCGACAGCCCGTTGTATTGATTGCAGGGGGCTTGGACCGCGGTTCTGACTACATGGAGCTGCTGCCTGTCCTAAGCGGCAGAGTCAAAGCTCTGGTGGCTCTGGGAGAAACAAAGGACAAGCTGGCACTTGTAGCCGAAATGGCAGGATTAAAGCACATTGTAACCGTCGATAATGGAGATAGTGCCGCCGCCGTGCTGCAAGCTGCCGTTCAGGAGGCTTCCGCTTTAGCGGATGAAGGAGATGTAGTTCTCCTGTCTCCTGCCTGTGCAAGTTGGGACATGTTTACATCCTATGAGGAGCGCGGGCGTATTTTTAAAGAGGCGGTGCATAACCTTTAA
- the mraY gene encoding phospho-N-acetylmuramoyl-pentapeptide-transferase: MDYQLLLLTIAVSFILAVIAAPLFIPLLRRMKFGQQVRDDGPQTHLKKAGTPTMGGIVIIVAFTLSFLKFSVVNTDFYVLLVATLGYGLIGFLDDYIKIVFKRSLGLTPRQKLFGQLLVGAILCALLISAGHNTAINIPGTSFSFDWSGWFYYPFIVIMLMAITNAVNFTDGLDGLLSGVSAIALAAFAVVAMQATSIAAGVCAAAMIGAVLGFLVFNAYPAKVFMGDTGSFGIGGAIGAIAIVTKSELLFLVIGGVFVVEMLSVVLQVVSFKTRGKRIFKMSPIHHHFELSGWSEWRVVISFWAVSLVLAGLGLYISKGL, from the coding sequence ATGGATTATCAACTTTTGCTGTTAACTATCGCTGTGTCCTTTATCCTTGCGGTCATTGCCGCTCCGCTATTCATTCCTTTGCTCCGCAGAATGAAGTTCGGACAGCAGGTACGCGATGATGGACCCCAAACCCATTTGAAGAAGGCCGGTACGCCAACGATGGGCGGCATCGTGATTATCGTGGCTTTCACATTGTCGTTTTTGAAATTTTCTGTCGTAAATACGGACTTTTATGTTCTGCTGGTAGCTACACTGGGTTACGGTTTAATTGGATTTTTGGATGATTATATCAAAATAGTGTTCAAACGCTCGCTGGGCCTTACGCCTCGCCAGAAGTTATTTGGTCAGTTATTAGTAGGAGCTATACTATGCGCACTCCTGATTTCTGCAGGGCATAATACAGCGATCAATATTCCGGGTACGTCATTCAGCTTTGATTGGTCAGGATGGTTCTACTATCCATTCATCGTAATTATGTTGATGGCCATTACGAATGCAGTCAATTTTACTGATGGGCTAGACGGGTTATTGTCAGGCGTGAGTGCTATTGCCTTGGCTGCCTTTGCGGTAGTAGCAATGCAGGCGACTTCGATAGCAGCGGGAGTATGCGCGGCTGCTATGATCGGAGCCGTTCTAGGTTTTCTCGTATTTAACGCTTATCCTGCCAAGGTGTTTATGGGTGATACCGGCTCGTTCGGTATTGGCGGCGCCATAGGTGCTATTGCTATTGTGACAAAGAGCGAGCTTCTTTTTCTGGTCATAGGCGGTGTCTTTGTGGTTGAAATGCTGTCCGTTGTTTTGCAGGTGGTATCCTTTAAGACCCGTGGCAAGCGGATATTTAAAATGAGCCCGATTCACCACCACTTCGAGCTTAGCGGTTGGTCCGAATGGCGGGTCGTTATTTCTTTCTGGGCCGTTAGCCTAGTGCTGGCCGGTTTAGGACTATATATTAGCAAGGGGTTGTAG
- a CDS encoding UDP-N-acetylmuramoyl-tripeptide--D-alanyl-D-alanine ligase — protein MIIRTLNTIAIMCEGELLTPEATDIKIKGVVTDSRKITPDCLFIPLSGENFEGHQFGAAALAAGAAGLLWQRDKGPAPEGAVIAVEDTLRALQLLSSAYLNQIGPQVVAITGSNGKTTTKDIVTSLLETQFKVHKTQGNFNNHIGLPLTLLSMNEDTEIAVLEMGMSSRGEIALLTALGNPDIAVITNVGESHLLQLGSRKEIARAKLEITGGLKAGGLLVYNGDEPLLAEVLAEGSLSAPKEMKTFRFGLNADNDDYPTGIMTHVGGMTFTSHCHGDHAFTLPLPGRHNVINSLAALAVARHFGVNEENIEAGLRNLKLTGMRIEVITTPSGFTLLNDAYNASPTSMKAAIDVLQTMKGSGMKIAVLGDMLELGPDETKFHEEIGSYLDPDKTDLIFTYGRLSEHLAQAAEKNFGSERVFSFTDKTELTNLLITKSNPKDILLFKASRGMRMEEVLQSLIAHD, from the coding sequence TTGATTATAAGAACGCTGAATACTATCGCAATAATGTGCGAGGGAGAACTGCTTACTCCTGAAGCCACAGATATAAAGATAAAGGGGGTTGTTACCGACTCCCGCAAAATCACACCGGACTGCCTCTTTATTCCCCTTTCAGGGGAAAACTTCGAGGGTCATCAATTCGGAGCTGCTGCACTTGCGGCAGGAGCGGCAGGTCTGTTATGGCAGCGTGATAAGGGACCTGCTCCTGAGGGGGCAGTGATCGCGGTAGAAGATACTCTTCGAGCGTTGCAATTACTATCTTCAGCTTATTTGAATCAAATTGGGCCTCAAGTGGTCGCCATTACAGGAAGTAACGGCAAGACCACGACGAAGGATATCGTTACCTCACTGCTGGAGACTCAGTTCAAGGTTCACAAGACACAAGGGAATTTCAATAATCATATCGGATTGCCTCTGACCCTCTTGTCGATGAATGAGGATACTGAAATCGCCGTTCTTGAGATGGGGATGAGCTCCCGTGGCGAAATTGCTCTACTAACAGCGTTGGGGAATCCGGATATTGCTGTCATTACCAACGTTGGAGAGTCGCATTTACTGCAGTTGGGTTCCCGTAAGGAGATCGCCCGTGCGAAGCTGGAAATCACCGGGGGACTTAAGGCAGGCGGACTGTTGGTCTATAATGGCGATGAGCCGCTGCTTGCTGAGGTTTTGGCTGAAGGAAGCCTGTCAGCCCCCAAGGAGATGAAGACCTTCCGTTTCGGCCTTAACGCGGATAATGATGATTATCCAACGGGGATTATGACCCATGTCGGCGGCATGACATTTACTTCACATTGTCATGGTGACCATGCGTTCACCTTGCCTCTGCCGGGTAGACATAACGTTATTAACAGCCTTGCCGCATTGGCTGTTGCTCGTCATTTTGGAGTTAACGAAGAGAATATTGAAGCAGGTCTTCGTAACCTTAAGCTAACAGGAATGCGGATTGAAGTGATAACAACTCCATCTGGGTTCACCTTATTGAACGATGCTTATAACGCCAGTCCTACATCAATGAAAGCGGCTATAGATGTGCTGCAGACTATGAAAGGCAGCGGCATGAAAATTGCAGTGCTCGGGGACATGCTCGAATTAGGTCCTGATGAAACGAAGTTTCACGAGGAGATCGGTTCCTATCTCGATCCTGACAAAACAGATCTTATCTTTACTTATGGACGTTTGTCCGAGCACTTAGCGCAGGCTGCTGAGAAGAATTTTGGCAGTGAGCGAGTCTTTTCTTTTACCGATAAAACAGAACTTACTAATCTTCTTATAACCAAAAGCAATCCAAAGGATATCTTGCTGTTCAAGGCATCCAGAGGCATGCGTATGGAGGAAGTCCTCCAGAGCCTGATTGCTCATGATTAA
- a CDS encoding UDP-N-acetylmuramoyl-L-alanyl-D-glutamate--2,6-diaminopimelate ligase has product MKVNELSSCLAASRLYGDGDIEISDIQTDSRLIKSGDLFICLPGHTVDGHEYAPQAAAKGAVAIVCERKLDIALPQIIVDDSRFAMSVMSNAFFGSPSSRMRMIGVTGTNGKTTTTYLIERIMQDQNMKTGLIGTIQMRYDGQSYPMSGTTPESLELQRSLQDMASKGVQCCIMEVSSHALEQGRVKGTDFRTAVFTNLTQDHLDYHHTMEEYRSVKGLFFSRLGNVISPWKEERKYAVLNADDAASSFFAAQTAAEVITYGIDSEANVRASQISITAKGTFFHVDTFKGETDISLRMVGKFNVYNALAAITAALLEDIPLTDIKTSLEAVEGVNGRVESVDAGQDFAVIVDYAHTPDGLENVLRTVQEFASGKVLTVFGCGGDRDRTKRPLMGKIAAKYSNHVFVTSDNPRTEDPDLILKDIEAGLKEDGVSSDRYELIADRREAIRKAIEMASPGDVVLIAGKGHETYQLIGGVVHDFDDRVVAKEVIRGRNY; this is encoded by the coding sequence ATGAAAGTAAACGAATTGTCTTCTTGTCTTGCAGCTTCACGTCTTTATGGAGATGGCGATATTGAGATTTCGGATATCCAGACGGATTCACGGCTTATAAAGTCTGGGGATCTCTTCATTTGTCTGCCTGGTCACACCGTTGACGGACACGAATATGCACCACAGGCCGCGGCAAAGGGTGCCGTTGCCATTGTCTGTGAGCGAAAGCTCGATATTGCCTTGCCGCAAATTATTGTAGATGACAGCCGGTTTGCGATGTCCGTAATGTCGAATGCATTTTTTGGATCACCAAGCAGCAGAATGAGAATGATTGGTGTTACAGGTACAAACGGCAAGACAACAACCACGTATCTGATTGAGCGGATCATGCAGGATCAGAACATGAAAACAGGATTGATCGGAACGATTCAAATGCGATATGACGGTCAGAGCTATCCAATGTCCGGTACGACTCCTGAATCCTTGGAATTGCAACGTTCCCTTCAGGATATGGCATCCAAAGGTGTTCAGTGCTGCATTATGGAAGTTTCATCTCATGCACTGGAGCAAGGTCGGGTAAAGGGTACCGATTTTCGTACAGCTGTATTCACTAATTTGACTCAGGATCATTTGGATTATCATCATACAATGGAGGAGTATCGCTCTGTTAAAGGGTTATTCTTTTCTAGGCTTGGAAATGTTATCTCTCCGTGGAAGGAAGAACGTAAATATGCTGTACTGAACGCAGACGATGCTGCGAGTTCCTTTTTTGCCGCTCAGACTGCTGCAGAGGTAATTACATACGGCATTGATAGTGAGGCTAACGTACGAGCTTCCCAAATATCGATTACAGCAAAAGGAACCTTTTTCCATGTAGATACGTTTAAAGGTGAGACTGACATTTCTTTACGCATGGTTGGGAAATTTAATGTCTATAATGCTTTAGCAGCTATCACGGCAGCACTTCTTGAGGATATTCCTTTGACAGACATCAAAACCAGCCTTGAGGCTGTAGAAGGAGTGAACGGGCGAGTAGAGTCTGTGGATGCCGGCCAAGATTTCGCGGTAATTGTGGATTATGCCCATACTCCGGATGGTTTGGAGAATGTATTGCGTACGGTACAAGAGTTTGCTTCGGGAAAAGTATTGACCGTATTTGGCTGCGGTGGTGATAGAGATCGTACTAAACGGCCTCTTATGGGCAAAATAGCTGCTAAATACAGCAATCATGTGTTTGTGACTTCCGATAATCCGCGAACAGAGGACCCAGACTTGATTTTAAAAGATATTGAAGCAGGTCTAAAAGAGGACGGTGTATCTTCGGACAGATATGAATTGATTGCCGACCGCCGTGAAGCGATTAGAAAAGCTATTGAAATGGCAAGCCCCGGCGATGTAGTATTGATTGCGGGGAAAGGTCATGAGACCTACCAATTAATTGGCGGGGTCGTTCATGATTTCGATGACCGTGTCGTCGCCAAAGAAGTTATAAGGGGTCGAAACTATTGA